In one Saccharibacillus brassicae genomic region, the following are encoded:
- a CDS encoding sulfite exporter TauE/SafE family protein, with the protein MTGFGVIACAMLIIFAASFAQSLTSFGFALIALPLLSLFMPLHQAVPIIVIFSLFICLTVVIPNRRDVNVRQVWLLIAAGVVAAPFGTYLLLAVDAAVLKTATGILIAVFAALMLLGRSLPIRSERTAFVTAGLLSGLLNGSISVSGPPIALILSNQGMSKQAFRANLALNGVALNIVSVLSFAASGLLDQGTGGFLLWTIPAMLLGAWAGANAVTRLDEARFKRFSLWLILVSGLWTALSGLGLV; encoded by the coding sequence ATGACCGGATTCGGCGTTATCGCCTGTGCCATGCTTATTATTTTCGCCGCAAGCTTCGCCCAAAGCCTGACCAGTTTCGGCTTCGCGCTGATCGCGCTGCCGCTGCTGAGTTTGTTTATGCCGCTGCATCAGGCCGTGCCGATCATCGTCATCTTCAGTTTGTTTATCTGTTTGACGGTCGTGATCCCGAATCGCCGCGACGTTAACGTGCGTCAGGTCTGGCTGCTGATCGCGGCCGGCGTCGTCGCGGCGCCGTTCGGCACGTATCTGCTGCTCGCCGTGGACGCGGCCGTCCTCAAGACCGCCACCGGCATCCTGATCGCCGTTTTCGCCGCCTTGATGCTGCTCGGGCGTTCGCTGCCGATCCGCAGCGAGCGGACCGCTTTCGTGACCGCCGGCCTGCTCAGCGGGCTGCTGAACGGCAGCATCTCGGTCAGCGGTCCGCCGATTGCGCTTATTCTGTCCAATCAAGGCATGAGCAAACAGGCGTTTCGCGCGAATCTCGCGCTGAACGGCGTCGCCCTGAATATCGTCAGCGTGCTCTCGTTCGCGGCAAGCGGACTGCTGGATCAAGGCACGGGCGGGTTTCTGCTCTGGACGATTCCCGCGATGCTGCTCGGCGCCTGGGCCGGAGCGAACGCGGTCACCCGGCTCGACGAAGCCCGGTTCAAACGCTTCTCGCTGTGGCTGATCCTCGTGTCCGGCCTGTGGACGGCGCTCAGCGGGCTGGGCTTGGTATAA
- a CDS encoding restriction endonuclease: MTTWDQLSAALPGGPLPWIALGALGLLLLLALRLAALRRRRILRQLDPRRITLKDIDGMLDGSDFERYLHRLFEALGYAEVHRTSASGDFGADLVYEDRYGARTVLQAKRYAMSNPVGLSAVQEVYGSMRVYGAQRAVVLTSGRYTAACRKLAAYNGVVLLDREDLDGIIASFKSKRPEDAMEIIEREAEETPGELRI; the protein is encoded by the coding sequence ATGACTACGTGGGATCAACTATCCGCGGCGCTGCCGGGCGGGCCGCTGCCGTGGATCGCGCTGGGCGCGCTTGGGCTGCTGCTTCTGCTGGCGCTGCGGCTGGCCGCTCTGCGCCGCCGCCGGATTTTGCGCCAGCTCGATCCGCGCCGGATTACGCTCAAGGACATCGACGGCATGCTGGACGGCTCGGACTTCGAGCGCTACCTGCACCGCCTGTTCGAGGCACTCGGCTATGCGGAAGTGCACCGGACGAGCGCAAGCGGCGATTTCGGCGCGGATCTGGTGTACGAAGACCGGTACGGGGCGCGAACCGTCCTGCAGGCCAAGCGCTACGCGATGAGCAATCCGGTCGGCCTGTCCGCGGTGCAGGAAGTGTACGGCTCGATGCGCGTATACGGCGCGCAGCGCGCCGTCGTGCTGACGTCCGGCCGGTACACCGCTGCCTGCCGCAAGCTCGCCGCCTATAACGGCGTCGTGCTGCTCGATCGCGAAGATCTCGACGGAATCATCGCGTCGTTCAAGTCCAAGCGGCCGGAAGACGCGATGGAGATCATCGAGCGCGAAGCGGAAGAAACGCCGGGCGAACTGCGGATTTGA
- a CDS encoding TetR family transcriptional regulator, which yields MGIKEDHVKKRIVQAAKKLTAQKGFEATTVREICAEAGANLSLVSYYYGGKEHVYEAVLDAFIPIAEASRVLGEMDLDPVEGLCTMVREIVLFRSADPEISRIIHQEMVLQTPRTALVQQRVLPAWKLIRGFLEQGREQGDFHFRSLDMTMVQLLGSVLFGDNRSGLSAIMQEEFPDAQSQVEDMLTFILRGIGYAGEVRFAAGPILNRLPSEEDSCEGADPGEANRGEGEADPGKAKADRGGNTESESESDKHTGMEADKEANTAAQVQSVSKEERRPAAKPKREE from the coding sequence ATGGGCATCAAAGAAGATCACGTGAAAAAAAGAATCGTGCAGGCGGCGAAAAAGCTGACGGCACAAAAAGGCTTCGAAGCGACGACGGTGCGGGAGATCTGCGCGGAAGCCGGCGCCAATCTGTCGCTCGTCTCCTACTATTACGGAGGCAAGGAGCATGTCTACGAAGCGGTGCTCGACGCGTTTATTCCGATCGCCGAAGCGAGCCGGGTCCTGGGCGAAATGGACCTGGACCCGGTCGAAGGGCTCTGCACGATGGTGCGGGAGATTGTGCTGTTTCGCAGCGCCGATCCCGAAATTTCGCGCATCATCCATCAGGAGATGGTGCTTCAGACGCCCCGCACCGCTCTCGTGCAGCAGCGCGTTCTGCCGGCCTGGAAGCTGATTCGCGGGTTTCTGGAACAAGGCCGGGAGCAGGGCGATTTTCATTTTCGTTCGCTCGACATGACGATGGTGCAGCTGCTCGGCAGCGTACTGTTCGGCGATAACAGAAGCGGCCTGTCCGCGATCATGCAGGAAGAATTTCCGGACGCGCAGAGCCAGGTCGAAGATATGCTGACTTTTATTCTGCGGGGCATCGGCTACGCCGGCGAAGTTCGCTTCGCGGCCGGACCGATCCTGAATCGGCTGCCGTCCGAAGAAGATTCGTGCGAGGGAGCGGACCCGGGGGAAGCGAATCGGGGAGAAGGAGAAGCCGATCCGGGAAAAGCGAAAGCCGACAGGGGTGGGAACACGGAATCGGAATCGGAATCGGATAAGCATACCGGCATGGAAGCGGACAAGGAAGCGAACACGGCAGCGCAAGTGCAGTCCGTGTCAAAAGAAGAACGGCGACCGGCAGCGAAGCCGAAGCGGGAGGAGTGA
- a CDS encoding AAA family ATPase, translating into MNLITPYRRLHIFGASGSGATTLGRALSAHLPHAVLDGDDYFWSHKFDEARPPQERARLLREETERHERWILTGAVCGWGDEFKSRFDFVVFLHVPPEERLNRLRAREVQRYGEEALPGGAGYEASQAFLEWASLYDHAGEEVRSRKQQESWMEELTCPILRLEGAGSVEERVAQVLKRLDPRDPREARP; encoded by the coding sequence ATGAACCTGATAACCCCGTACCGCCGCTTGCATATTTTCGGCGCGTCCGGTTCCGGCGCGACGACGCTCGGCCGGGCACTGTCGGCGCATCTGCCGCATGCCGTACTGGACGGCGACGATTACTTTTGGAGCCACAAATTCGACGAGGCCCGGCCGCCGCAGGAGCGGGCGAGGCTGCTGCGGGAAGAGACGGAGCGGCATGAACGGTGGATACTGACCGGCGCCGTGTGCGGCTGGGGCGACGAATTCAAGTCCCGCTTCGACTTCGTCGTGTTCCTGCACGTGCCGCCCGAAGAACGATTGAATCGGCTGCGGGCGAGAGAAGTTCAGCGCTACGGCGAAGAAGCGCTGCCGGGAGGCGCAGGTTACGAAGCGTCGCAGGCTTTCCTGGAATGGGCGTCGCTGTATGACCATGCCGGCGAAGAAGTGCGCAGCCGCAAACAGCAGGAGAGCTGGATGGAAGAGCTGACGTGCCCGATCCTGCGGCTTGAAGGCGCCGGCAGCGTGGAAGAGCGGGTCGCGCAGGTGCTGAAGCGGCTCGATCCGCGCGATCCGCGGGAGGCACGCCCATGA
- a CDS encoding class I SAM-dependent methyltransferase, with protein sequence MLESIRKNNVDRFAGFGELYDRSRPAAPPEVVRILESYLGRSPRRVVDVGCGTGLSTFLWLDRADEIVGIEPGADMRAVAEAKWEAAGQPARLYFRAGYSDALALEDGWADLLTCSQSFHWMNPQPSLAEFARVLRPGGVFAAYDCDWPPALNADVEAAYADFAALADRRSSELAPRGEQAHKWPKDRHLAEIEASGLFRYSREIVFHHRESCDAQRYVNLALSQGGTQNAIKRGAQDVEAAADVFRQRVERFFDGKEKEVLFGYRMRLGVK encoded by the coding sequence ATGCTGGAGTCGATCCGTAAAAACAACGTGGACCGCTTCGCCGGATTCGGCGAGCTGTACGACCGCAGCCGTCCCGCCGCGCCGCCGGAAGTCGTGCGCATTCTCGAATCGTATCTGGGCCGTTCCCCGCGCCGGGTCGTCGATGTCGGCTGCGGCACGGGACTGTCGACGTTTCTGTGGCTCGACCGCGCCGACGAGATCGTCGGCATCGAACCGGGCGCGGACATGCGCGCCGTCGCCGAAGCCAAATGGGAAGCGGCCGGACAGCCGGCGCGGCTCTACTTCCGCGCAGGCTACTCCGACGCGCTGGCCCTCGAAGACGGCTGGGCCGACCTGCTCACCTGCTCGCAGTCGTTCCATTGGATGAATCCGCAGCCGTCGCTGGCCGAGTTTGCCCGCGTCCTGCGCCCCGGCGGCGTGTTCGCCGCTTACGACTGCGACTGGCCGCCGGCGCTGAACGCGGACGTCGAAGCCGCGTACGCGGATTTTGCCGCGCTGGCCGACCGCCGCTCGTCCGAACTGGCACCGCGAGGCGAACAGGCGCACAAATGGCCGAAAGACCGGCATCTTGCCGAGATCGAAGCGTCCGGCCTGTTCCGTTACAGCCGGGAGATCGTGTTCCACCACCGGGAGTCCTGCGACGCGCAGCGGTACGTGAACCTCGCGCTGAGCCAGGGCGGCACGCAAAACGCGATCAAGCGCGGCGCGCAGGACGTCGAAGCCGCGGCGGACGTGTTCAGGCAGCGGGTCGAGCGTTTTTTTGACGGAAAAGAAAAAGAAGTGCTGTTCGGCTACCGGATGCGGCTTGGCGTGAAGTGA
- a CDS encoding class I SAM-dependent methyltransferase — translation MTRPDERYWNAAYADLTFCSDHDGWLERYAALLRPDRGVIVDLGCGLGHNARVLHAAGYDVLACDLSEQALERLRREEPGIRTRQLDMEIGLPFEDGTLQAIVADLSLHYFTRDVTHRLIGDIHRSLRPGGLLLCRVNAVGERDGKRDRALADDPYLYASEGILRRFFDESEIEAFFPPADWERLECRQNESNRYGKTKRLWEVGLRRRCNE, via the coding sequence ATGACGCGGCCCGACGAGCGCTATTGGAATGCCGCCTACGCCGATCTGACGTTTTGCAGCGATCACGACGGTTGGCTGGAGCGCTACGCCGCCCTGCTCCGTCCGGACCGGGGCGTGATCGTCGATCTCGGCTGCGGGCTCGGCCACAACGCGCGCGTGCTGCATGCGGCGGGGTACGACGTGCTTGCCTGCGACCTGTCGGAGCAGGCGCTGGAACGGCTGCGCCGGGAAGAACCAGGCATTCGCACGCGGCAGCTGGATATGGAGATCGGGCTGCCGTTCGAAGACGGCACGCTGCAGGCGATCGTGGCGGACCTCAGCCTGCACTATTTTACGCGCGACGTTACGCACCGCCTGATCGGGGACATTCATCGGTCGCTCCGGCCGGGCGGCCTGCTGCTCTGCCGCGTGAATGCCGTGGGTGAACGCGACGGCAAGCGGGATCGGGCATTGGCGGACGATCCTTATTTGTACGCCAGCGAAGGCATTCTCCGGCGCTTTTTTGACGAATCCGAGATCGAAGCCTTTTTCCCGCCTGCGGACTGGGAACGTCTGGAATGCCGGCAGAATGAATCGAATCGATACGGCAAGACGAAAAGACTGTGGGAAGTCGGCTTGAGGAGGAGATGCAATGAATAA